The Planococcus donghaensis genome contains a region encoding:
- a CDS encoding sensor histidine kinase, with protein MNRQPIFRKQQLRFMILNLIAFSIIFTIFGVIIFQQVQNTLFLKTDDDLLQAKEFVLSEDFTTIRSPLENGPELGPPGGINPRIIVLNWNAAGDIVNEDQIGTWLYESFSQESILNIENLNTITNLSVDAEYTYRSLLIENDTADGEIAYTQLLINIDGEQTILDNFGQLLIICSLIFIVLSISASYILSKKMMEPIIKSWNKQAEFVENASHELRTPLTIIQNKLELLLMEPQQKIIQKFENIALSLSETRRLSKLTSDLLTLARADSAEIQLDKHPLHVDEFIERVSVPYIEIAESQNKTLQLDLHCKTEIQADEVRLHQLLVILLDNALKYTDEEEHISVKTYTEDQKAVIEIRDTGRGIQKENLPYIFDRFYREDKARSRENGGIGLGLSIAQWIVTHHGGTITASQNGQAGTLFKVKLPQ; from the coding sequence ATGAATAGGCAACCCATTTTTCGCAAGCAGCAATTACGTTTTATGATTTTGAATTTGATTGCTTTTAGCATCATTTTCACTATTTTTGGGGTAATCATTTTTCAACAAGTCCAAAATACACTTTTTTTAAAAACCGATGATGACTTGCTTCAAGCAAAAGAATTCGTTTTAAGCGAAGACTTTACAACTATCCGTTCACCTTTAGAGAATGGTCCAGAACTTGGTCCTCCCGGCGGCATTAACCCACGAATTATCGTACTTAATTGGAATGCCGCAGGCGACATCGTCAACGAAGACCAGATCGGAACGTGGCTTTATGAGAGTTTCTCTCAAGAATCCATATTGAATATCGAAAATCTCAACACCATTACAAATTTATCCGTTGACGCTGAATATACGTATCGTTCACTACTTATCGAAAACGACACAGCGGACGGGGAAATCGCCTATACGCAGCTATTGATCAATATTGATGGTGAGCAGACGATTCTTGATAATTTTGGTCAATTGTTAATTATTTGTTCATTGATTTTCATTGTTTTATCGATTTCTGCTAGTTACATTTTGTCTAAAAAAATGATGGAGCCGATCATTAAATCATGGAACAAACAGGCAGAGTTTGTTGAAAATGCCTCTCATGAATTGCGAACACCTTTAACCATCATCCAAAACAAATTAGAGCTTTTACTAATGGAACCGCAACAAAAAATCATTCAGAAATTCGAAAATATTGCACTTAGCCTATCGGAAACGAGACGCTTGTCTAAATTGACATCTGACTTACTAACTTTAGCGAGAGCTGATTCTGCTGAAATCCAGCTTGATAAACACCCTCTTCATGTCGACGAATTTATCGAACGCGTGAGTGTGCCTTATATCGAAATTGCCGAATCGCAAAACAAAACTTTGCAACTCGATTTACATTGCAAGACAGAAATTCAAGCAGATGAAGTACGCCTCCATCAATTGCTCGTTATTTTATTGGATAACGCGCTGAAGTATACAGATGAAGAAGAACATATTTCTGTCAAAACCTATACAGAAGACCAAAAAGCAGTGATAGAAATAAGAGACACCGGCCGTGGCATTCAAAAAGAAAACCTTCCATATATTTTCGACCGTTTTTACCGGGAAGATAAAGCCCGGTCGAGAGAAAATGGCGGCATCGGTCTTGGCTTATCAATTGCCCAGTGGATTGTTACTCATCACGGCGGTACCATCACCGCCTCTCAGAACGGACAAGCCGGTACGCTATTTAAAGTGAAATTGCCGCAATAA
- a CDS encoding polyphosphate polymerase domain-containing protein — MKAQSLNGIQGRREIKHEMTKMDCYLLRNKLKHYMEIDPHAKENGTYSIRSVYFDNFDNKVMNQKKEGLFERDKFRVRLYDSNVTLLNLEKKSKRNNLTYKQKCSITAAEYEKIRTGDINWMETDARTLMQDLYWQMTMLQLKPLTVVDYEREVFIYKHGNVRVTFDSSIRTSLRNNDVLNPHIAMVDTEPDVVILEVKYDEFLPNVIKQLLQVSDMRAGAYSKYQISRMYG, encoded by the coding sequence ATGAAAGCACAAAGTTTGAACGGCATACAAGGTCGCAGAGAAATTAAACATGAAATGACCAAAATGGATTGCTACTTGCTACGAAACAAGTTAAAACACTATATGGAAATTGATCCTCATGCTAAAGAAAATGGAACGTATTCTATCCGAAGCGTTTATTTCGATAACTTTGATAACAAAGTGATGAACCAGAAAAAAGAAGGACTTTTCGAGCGGGATAAGTTTCGAGTTCGACTATATGATTCAAATGTTACCCTTCTCAATTTGGAGAAAAAAAGCAAACGCAACAATCTTACTTATAAGCAAAAATGTTCAATCACAGCTGCAGAATACGAAAAAATACGAACGGGCGACATAAACTGGATGGAAACCGATGCCCGTACACTCATGCAAGATTTGTATTGGCAAATGACGATGCTGCAGCTTAAACCACTTACAGTTGTTGACTATGAACGGGAAGTATTTATCTACAAACACGGCAATGTGCGAGTCACTTTTGACAGCTCGATTAGAACGAGCCTACGAAACAATGATGTTTTAAATCCACATATTGCAATGGTTGATACGGAACCGGATGTCGTGATATTGGAAGTGAAATACGATGAATTTCTACCGAATGTCATCAAGCAATTGCTGCAAGTTAGCGATATGCGAGCTGGGGCTTATTCAAAATACCAAATCAGCCGGATGTACGGTTGA
- a CDS encoding DUF4956 domain-containing protein — protein sequence MESINFSDIFKSSFLENTNSSFSLIDSLIGLVVAFAIGLFIYMIYKKTFSGVIYSHSFNISLIVMAMATALIIIGISTNVLLSLGMVGALSIVRFRTPIKDPMDLVYLFWTIISGILCGAGFILLAIVGALLIGLVLIVFVNKIKIENPYLLIVKYSDNQIENPLDKLLSASVKKHLIKSKSVSYDNDYEVTYEVRVKDTDMGFINHISEMVSVKSAIMLSYDGNFTA from the coding sequence ATGGAAAGTATTAATTTCAGCGACATCTTCAAATCAAGCTTTTTGGAAAACACGAATAGTAGCTTTTCCCTTATTGATTCACTAATTGGCTTGGTGGTAGCATTTGCCATCGGGTTGTTCATTTATATGATTTACAAAAAAACGTTTTCTGGGGTCATTTATTCCCATAGCTTTAACATCTCTTTAATTGTTATGGCGATGGCTACTGCATTAATCATTATTGGGATTTCCACCAACGTTTTGTTATCACTCGGAATGGTCGGCGCATTATCGATTGTTCGCTTTCGAACACCTATTAAAGATCCGATGGACTTGGTTTATCTATTTTGGACAATCATTTCAGGAATTCTGTGCGGCGCAGGATTTATTTTACTAGCCATTGTCGGGGCACTTTTGATTGGTCTTGTATTGATTGTTTTCGTTAATAAAATCAAAATCGAAAATCCTTATTTGCTGATTGTTAAATATAGCGATAACCAAATCGAAAACCCTCTCGACAAACTGCTTTCAGCAAGTGTTAAAAAGCATTTGATCAAATCAAAATCTGTTTCATATGATAATGACTACGAAGTGACGTATGAAGTGCGTGTTAAAGATACGGATATGGGTTTCATCAACCACATTTCTGAAATGGTCAGTGTGAAATCTGCTATTATGTTGAGCTATGATGGGAACTTTACTGCTTAA
- a CDS encoding MogA/MoaB family molybdenum cofactor biosynthesis protein, whose protein sequence is MSETFHTDHQVRIAVLTVSDTRTEETDTGGQLIQKMAKDHKFIVSDYAIVPDDVTIIQLTISDWLGQGDIDAIITTGGTGIAKRDVTLEAVQPLFEKEITGFGELFRYVSFTEDVGTKALLSRATAGVAHDKAIFVLPGSRGAIKLAMERLILPEIQHIYSELTKH, encoded by the coding sequence ATGTCGGAAACGTTTCATACAGATCATCAAGTACGCATTGCGGTGTTAACTGTTAGTGACACCCGGACAGAAGAAACGGATACTGGGGGTCAGCTAATACAGAAGATGGCTAAAGATCATAAGTTCATAGTTAGTGATTATGCGATAGTTCCGGACGACGTTACGATTATTCAACTAACGATTTCTGACTGGTTGGGGCAGGGGGATATAGATGCGATTATTACCACAGGTGGAACGGGAATCGCGAAACGCGATGTCACTTTAGAAGCTGTCCAGCCACTGTTTGAAAAAGAAATAACAGGATTCGGAGAACTCTTCCGTTACGTTAGCTTCACTGAAGATGTCGGAACCAAGGCGCTTCTCAGCCGAGCGACAGCGGGAGTAGCTCATGATAAAGCCATTTTTGTTTTACCGGGGTCGCGCGGCGCTATAAAGCTAGCAATGGAGCGATTGATTTTGCCAGAGATTCAGCATATTTATTCGGAATTAACGAAACATTGA
- a CDS encoding ThiF family adenylyltransferase, with amino-acid sequence MDERYSRQVLFKPLGESGQQHLSRATVTIVGCGALGSAIAETLTRAGIGTIHLVDRDYVERSNLQRQQLFTEEDARHMMPKVAAAEQRLKAIRSDLQLFTYLEHLDATGMEKLAAVSDLILDATDNFETRLLINDASVKFGVPWIYGACVGSSGVVFPFVPGESSCFRCLIPVLPAINETCDTVGIISPAVQVTAALQCTEALKWLSGNREAMRKKIHHFNLWDNSQMDIGVSRIKDPNCKTCGEEAVFPSLNETAASSYAVLCGRDAVQILPDANRPITLDDAERVGKRLEASVKRTPYFVELKVFNHRMVLFGNGRLLIHGVHNLAEGRKLYHQVFG; translated from the coding sequence GTGGATGAACGTTATTCAAGACAAGTCTTATTCAAACCGCTTGGGGAGTCGGGCCAACAACACTTATCACGTGCAACCGTTACCATTGTTGGTTGCGGAGCTTTAGGTTCAGCGATTGCAGAAACTTTAACACGAGCGGGTATTGGGACGATTCATTTAGTTGATCGCGATTACGTAGAAAGATCCAATTTGCAGCGTCAGCAATTATTCACGGAAGAAGATGCGCGTCACATGATGCCAAAAGTGGCAGCGGCTGAGCAAAGACTAAAAGCCATCCGTAGCGACTTGCAGTTATTTACGTATTTAGAACATCTCGATGCAACCGGTATGGAAAAATTAGCAGCAGTCAGTGATTTGATATTGGATGCGACGGATAATTTTGAAACGCGTTTGTTGATCAACGATGCTTCTGTGAAATTTGGCGTGCCTTGGATATATGGTGCTTGCGTGGGCAGTTCAGGAGTCGTGTTTCCATTTGTACCGGGAGAAAGCTCATGCTTTCGTTGCTTAATCCCGGTTCTTCCTGCCATCAACGAAACATGTGATACGGTGGGCATTATCTCACCAGCTGTTCAAGTGACAGCTGCGCTTCAATGCACAGAAGCTTTAAAATGGTTAAGTGGCAACCGAGAGGCAATGCGTAAAAAAATTCATCATTTCAATTTATGGGACAATAGTCAAATGGATATTGGGGTTTCGCGCATTAAAGATCCTAACTGTAAAACGTGCGGAGAAGAGGCGGTATTTCCGTCACTTAATGAAACAGCCGCAAGTTCTTATGCGGTTTTATGTGGACGTGATGCTGTGCAAATTTTGCCTGATGCGAACCGTCCGATTACGTTAGATGACGCTGAAAGGGTCGGGAAACGATTAGAAGCTAGTGTGAAAAGAACACCTTATTTTGTTGAACTGAAAGTTTTCAATCATCGTATGGTATTGTTCGGAAACGGTCGCTTGCTAATTCATGGCGTTCACAATCTAGCAGAAGGTCGCAAATTATATCACCAAGTATTTGGCTAG
- a CDS encoding ATP-binding cassette domain-containing protein codes for MLQVDFQKQLDHFRLSMQFRLDKEILALVGSSGSGKTTLLNCIAGIVHPDAGEISLNGRIFYSEEQKPLKIQKRKVGYLFQDYALFPHLTAEENILYAVPKGSNIAHITELTKILGITGLLGKYPHQISGGEKQRVALTRSLAAQPDILLLDEPFSALDDANRDRCQNELLRIHEQWQIPIIFVTHRIADAEKLADRIMRIEKGQMTEEATR; via the coding sequence ATGCTGCAAGTGGATTTTCAAAAACAATTAGATCATTTTCGTTTATCGATGCAATTTAGATTGGATAAAGAAATTCTGGCATTGGTTGGCTCTTCGGGTTCGGGTAAGACGACGTTACTAAACTGCATCGCAGGGATCGTTCACCCAGATGCTGGTGAAATTTCATTAAATGGTAGAATATTTTATAGTGAAGAGCAAAAGCCATTAAAAATACAAAAGCGTAAAGTGGGTTATTTGTTTCAAGATTATGCGCTATTTCCACACTTGACCGCAGAAGAAAATATTCTTTACGCAGTGCCAAAGGGCAGCAACATTGCACATATTACGGAATTAACGAAAATTCTTGGTATTACGGGCTTGTTGGGCAAATACCCACATCAAATTTCAGGTGGTGAAAAGCAACGTGTTGCCTTGACTCGTTCGTTAGCAGCGCAACCCGATATTTTATTGTTAGATGAACCTTTTTCAGCATTGGATGATGCCAATCGTGATCGGTGTCAAAATGAACTGTTGCGGATCCACGAACAGTGGCAAATTCCAATTATTTTCGTGACACATCGCATTGCGGATGCTGAAAAATTAGCGGATCGTATTATGAGAATTGAAAAAGGGCAGATGACCGAAGAAGCTACACGCTAA
- the modB gene encoding molybdate ABC transporter permease subunit produces the protein MIVYDLSPLWLSLKVAVISTFFVFVVSLALARFMTRRDFFGKSFLEALILLPLVLPPTVIGFGLIVLFGVNGPFGILLEQWFGFRVVFTWIGAAIASFVVSLPLMYQSVLAAFEKVDPRWENVARTMGVSEWRIFRTITFPLAWSGILAGLILAFARGIGEFGATLMIAGYIPGVTETIPLAIYFAYEAGDMEKALFWVLIVSSLGVAAITWVNYWRKKTAIRIGRE, from the coding sequence ATGATTGTTTATGACTTGTCTCCGCTTTGGTTATCTCTTAAAGTCGCAGTGATCTCTACTTTTTTTGTGTTTGTGGTAAGTCTTGCGCTGGCTCGCTTTATGACAAGACGTGATTTTTTTGGTAAAAGTTTTCTAGAAGCGTTGATTCTATTGCCTTTAGTATTGCCACCAACCGTAATTGGTTTTGGGTTGATTGTCTTGTTCGGCGTAAATGGACCTTTTGGAATTCTACTTGAACAGTGGTTTGGCTTTCGCGTAGTGTTTACATGGATTGGTGCAGCAATTGCTTCGTTTGTTGTGTCGTTGCCACTCATGTATCAAAGTGTTTTAGCTGCTTTTGAAAAAGTAGATCCACGCTGGGAAAACGTAGCGCGAACGATGGGCGTTTCCGAATGGCGAATTTTTCGAACCATTACGTTCCCTCTTGCTTGGTCGGGGATTTTGGCCGGATTAATCTTGGCTTTTGCTCGTGGTATCGGCGAGTTTGGAGCGACATTAATGATTGCCGGCTATATTCCGGGGGTTACAGAAACTATTCCTTTAGCTATTTACTTTGCTTATGAAGCAGGCGATATGGAAAAAGCGTTGTTTTGGGTATTGATTGTGTCGTCACTCGGAGTAGCTGCCATTACGTGGGTTAACTATTGGCGTAAAAAGACCGCCATACGAATCGGAAGGGAATGA
- the modA gene encoding molybdate ABC transporter substrate-binding protein, with protein sequence MKKLLGLISLTLFMSGCSDHSANPEEVLVSAASSLTEVMKEMEQQFQEVEPNIELTFNYGSSSKLRSQIEQGAPADLFLSASEQDMELLKSQQLINTDSIEPFAENQLVLASLEEFSATANFKEIVLNTEKKIAIGEPDSVPLGAYSKKALENDNLWNSLSNRLIYAKDARQVVTYVESGNAELGIIYSSDAVISREINGTLEVPGQTKPIIYPGAVIADSENQPAATAFWEFVTSSEGQAILKEYGFMPVAGETP encoded by the coding sequence ATGAAAAAATTGCTGGGTCTAATAAGTTTAACTTTGTTCATGAGCGGCTGTAGCGATCATTCTGCAAATCCCGAAGAAGTTTTAGTTTCGGCGGCATCTAGTCTGACAGAGGTCATGAAAGAAATGGAACAACAATTTCAAGAAGTAGAACCGAATATTGAGCTAACTTTCAATTATGGCTCATCTAGTAAGTTGAGAAGCCAAATTGAACAAGGCGCACCGGCCGACTTGTTTTTATCAGCGAGTGAACAAGATATGGAATTACTCAAATCTCAACAATTAATAAATACAGATAGCATCGAACCGTTTGCTGAAAACCAGCTTGTTTTGGCGTCGTTAGAAGAATTTTCAGCCACGGCAAATTTTAAAGAAATTGTATTGAATACAGAAAAGAAAATTGCGATAGGTGAACCGGATAGTGTTCCGCTTGGTGCCTATTCAAAAAAAGCATTAGAAAACGACAACTTATGGAATTCTCTTAGTAATCGTCTCATTTATGCGAAAGATGCTCGTCAAGTTGTTACTTATGTGGAAAGCGGAAATGCAGAACTCGGAATTATTTATTCATCAGATGCCGTTATTTCCCGGGAAATTAATGGGACACTTGAAGTACCAGGGCAGACAAAACCTATTATCTATCCAGGAGCAGTCATCGCGGATTCAGAAAATCAACCTGCAGCAACTGCTTTTTGGGAATTTGTCACGAGCTCAGAAGGACAAGCCATTCTCAAGGAATACGGATTTATGCCCGTAGCCGGAGAAACACCATGA
- a CDS encoding Gfo/Idh/MocA family protein produces MKFGIVGTNWITDRFIKAAKEHPDFTIGALYSRKLETGKAFAEKYAIENVYTDMTVMFSSGDIEAVYIASPNAMHAEQSLLAMKHGIHVLCEKPAVTSIEEMNQIIEASRTYQTTYMEAMKSTLLPSFLNLKENIAKIAPIRRFVFHYNQYSSRYDKYKDGIVENAFKPELGNGSKMDLGVYCIAPIIHLVGAPESTMKNQFLLSTGADGQGSMIWNYADMEAIIMYSKISDSFLPSEIQGENGTIEIDRISDPKNILIKYRNGQTEDLSVAHDFDSMYYELAEFINCVKNGQLESTINTHAISREVTKLLT; encoded by the coding sequence ATGAAGTTTGGCATTGTCGGCACGAATTGGATTACCGACCGATTTATTAAAGCCGCTAAAGAACACCCTGACTTTACAATCGGGGCCTTATATTCTCGGAAACTAGAAACGGGCAAGGCGTTTGCGGAAAAATACGCAATTGAAAACGTCTATACCGATATGACGGTCATGTTCAGCAGCGGAGATATTGAAGCGGTTTATATCGCATCACCAAATGCCATGCATGCCGAGCAAAGCCTACTGGCGATGAAACACGGCATTCATGTTCTTTGTGAAAAACCGGCTGTCACGTCAATTGAAGAAATGAACCAAATTATTGAAGCTTCACGAACTTATCAAACAACTTATATGGAAGCGATGAAATCCACGTTACTTCCTTCTTTTTTAAACTTGAAGGAAAATATCGCTAAAATCGCACCGATTCGTCGCTTTGTGTTTCATTACAATCAATATTCTTCACGGTATGACAAATACAAAGATGGCATTGTCGAAAATGCCTTCAAACCTGAACTTGGCAATGGCTCAAAAATGGATTTAGGCGTTTACTGCATCGCGCCGATTATTCATTTGGTTGGTGCCCCGGAGTCAACGATGAAAAATCAATTTTTATTATCGACTGGTGCCGATGGCCAAGGCAGTATGATTTGGAATTACGCTGATATGGAAGCAATTATTATGTACTCGAAGATTTCGGATTCTTTTCTGCCGAGTGAAATTCAAGGCGAGAATGGAACGATTGAAATCGACCGCATCAGTGATCCGAAAAATATCCTCATTAAGTATAGAAACGGACAGACTGAAGACTTGTCTGTCGCGCATGATTTTGACTCGATGTATTACGAGTTGGCAGAGTTTATCAACTGTGTGAAAAACGGGCAGTTGGAATCCACGATCAATACACATGCTATTTCACGTGAAGTAACGAAATTGTTGACGTAG
- a CDS encoding HAD family hydrolase, translated as MIKGIIFDFAGLIFDTETHQYHILQEMFSEYGSELPLGLWQNEVGTDGGFSPFHYMEQQIGKPVEHALLNRQYEEKFLSVLSKEKPRDGVVEYLQMAQELGLKVGLASSSSYRWVSGHLKNLELFDHFHCIRTSDHVEKVKPDPALYLQAAEGLELSPEACLVFEDSAHGATAAKRAGMSCVIVPNKITSTMQFGHVEHRLDSMADMPLNDLLSFVTAIKINQS; from the coding sequence ATGATAAAAGGGATTATATTTGATTTTGCCGGGTTGATTTTTGATACGGAAACACATCAATATCATATTCTTCAAGAGATGTTTAGCGAATACGGTAGCGAATTGCCGCTTGGGTTGTGGCAAAACGAAGTAGGTACGGACGGTGGCTTTTCGCCGTTTCATTATATGGAGCAGCAAATTGGCAAACCGGTTGAACATGCGTTGCTCAATAGACAATATGAAGAAAAGTTTCTTTCGGTATTGTCTAAAGAAAAACCTCGCGATGGTGTGGTTGAGTATTTGCAAATGGCCCAAGAGTTAGGTTTGAAAGTCGGATTAGCGTCGAGTTCGAGTTATCGCTGGGTTTCAGGTCATTTGAAAAACCTAGAGTTGTTTGATCACTTCCATTGCATTCGCACTTCGGATCATGTTGAAAAAGTAAAACCTGATCCTGCTTTGTATCTTCAGGCAGCCGAGGGTTTAGAGTTGTCTCCTGAAGCCTGTCTTGTTTTTGAAGATTCGGCTCACGGAGCAACAGCTGCCAAGCGCGCAGGTATGAGTTGTGTCATTGTGCCGAACAAAATCACGAGCACAATGCAGTTTGGTCACGTAGAGCACCGGTTGGATTCAATGGCGGACATGCCATTGAATGACCTCTTGAGTTTTGTAACGGCCATAAAAATAAATCAATCCTAA
- a CDS encoding LLM class flavin-dependent oxidoreductase, translating into MEQYRINPDKGMEFGIYTLGDHLPDPHTGQRISAGERIQEIIGLAELADQAGLDFFSVGESHQEYFATQAHTVVLAAIAQATKNIKISSSSTIISTSDPVRVFEDFATIDLISNGRAEIIAGRASRVGLFDLLGYDIRYYEELYEEKFELLLQINKEQTVDWSGKFRAPLRSAQVIPRPLTGSLPIWRAVGGHPESAIKAGHAGVPMMLATLGGPAETFKHTIDAYREAAEESGFSPSTLPVATAGLFNVAATTQQAIEEVYPHVDKGMRKTNGQGYPQAAFMHGAQMDSVMNVGSPQQIIEKILYQHELFGHQRYIAQIDFGGVPIDRLKRNIDLIGTEILPAIRKYTAKT; encoded by the coding sequence ATGGAACAGTACCGCATCAATCCAGACAAAGGCATGGAATTTGGAATATACACATTGGGGGATCATCTGCCAGACCCGCATACTGGACAGCGAATTTCAGCAGGAGAACGCATTCAAGAAATTATTGGACTCGCTGAACTAGCAGACCAAGCCGGGCTCGACTTTTTCAGTGTTGGAGAAAGCCATCAAGAATATTTCGCTACGCAAGCGCATACCGTTGTGCTTGCTGCTATTGCACAAGCGACGAAAAACATTAAAATCTCTAGTTCCTCCACCATTATTAGCACCTCAGATCCGGTACGCGTATTTGAAGATTTCGCGACGATTGATTTGATTTCAAATGGTCGTGCAGAAATCATTGCGGGGCGCGCGTCGCGCGTTGGACTATTTGACTTACTCGGCTACGACATTCGTTATTACGAAGAATTGTATGAAGAGAAATTTGAGTTGTTACTTCAAATCAATAAAGAACAAACGGTCGATTGGAGCGGGAAGTTCCGTGCTCCGCTACGTAGTGCGCAAGTTATACCGCGACCGCTTACAGGGTCGCTGCCAATTTGGCGTGCGGTTGGCGGACATCCAGAAAGTGCGATTAAAGCGGGGCATGCCGGTGTGCCGATGATGCTTGCAACGCTTGGTGGTCCGGCAGAAACATTCAAGCACACGATTGATGCTTACCGCGAAGCAGCTGAAGAAAGTGGTTTTAGTCCCTCTACGTTACCTGTCGCGACCGCTGGACTGTTCAACGTGGCTGCAACGACTCAACAAGCTATAGAAGAAGTTTATCCACATGTGGATAAAGGGATGCGAAAAACCAACGGTCAAGGTTACCCACAAGCCGCATTCATGCACGGCGCGCAAATGGATAGCGTCATGAACGTTGGCAGTCCTCAACAAATTATCGAAAAAATTCTATACCAACATGAATTGTTTGGTCATCAACGCTATATTGCACAAATAGATTTTGGTGGTGTGCCGATCGACCGCTTAAAACGCAATATCGACTTGATCGGGACAGAAATTTTGCCAGCGATTCGAAAATATACGGCGAAAACATAA
- a CDS encoding class I SAM-dependent methyltransferase gives MKLYKELANWWPLLSPHTEYEEEAHLFLNIMLQYHPDIQDAIEFGSGGGSNAFYLKKFFSMTLTDLSEDMLRVSRELNPDCLHMQGDMRTIDAGRQFDLVFIHDAISYFTDKTDLLAVMKNAKKHLNPEGLLFIMPDHYTETFEARTSDGGIDKDGRGMRYLEWSYDLDPEDHVTEVEYAYVMREKDGKITHESDSAKCGLFSMPEWEELLSEAGFNAHFERIVFSEEPGTYFAIAATQIK, from the coding sequence GTGAAGCTGTATAAGGAATTAGCCAACTGGTGGCCATTACTGTCCCCGCATACGGAATATGAGGAAGAAGCCCATCTTTTTTTGAACATTATGTTGCAGTATCATCCCGATATCCAAGATGCAATTGAGTTTGGTTCCGGTGGTGGCAGCAATGCTTTCTATTTAAAAAAGTTTTTTTCAATGACTTTGACGGATTTGTCAGAAGATATGTTGAGAGTCAGCCGAGAGTTGAATCCAGATTGTCTTCATATGCAAGGCGATATGCGAACGATTGATGCAGGACGCCAGTTTGATTTGGTGTTTATTCATGATGCGATTTCTTACTTTACCGATAAAACCGATTTACTAGCAGTGATGAAAAATGCTAAAAAGCATTTAAACCCTGAAGGCCTGTTATTTATCATGCCAGATCACTATACAGAAACGTTTGAAGCACGAACGAGCGATGGCGGCATCGATAAAGATGGACGAGGCATGCGCTATTTAGAGTGGAGCTATGACTTAGATCCGGAAGATCACGTAACGGAAGTCGAGTACGCCTACGTGATGCGGGAAAAAGATGGGAAGATTACTCACGAATCCGATAGTGCCAAATGCGGATTGTTTTCCATGCCAGAATGGGAAGAACTGCTAAGTGAAGCAGGCTTTAACGCCCATTTTGAACGCATCGTTTTTTCAGAAGAACCTGGTACTTACTTTGCCATTGCAGCTACGCAAATAAAATAA